Proteins encoded by one window of Pseudomonas sp. PSKL.D1:
- a CDS encoding DUF6279 family lipoprotein, whose protein sequence is MPARLSKALFIAIGLALALAACSRIDLAYRNLDRLVPWSLGDYLDMNGEQKALLDERLKQHLAWHCKTQLPGYLDWLDRVRNMVAEDQVTDQALQQRTREARQAITRVTEEITPSATELLRGMSDTQVMEMREAFREDISERRKKYVDTPLPQQITRRAERMEKRLTPWFGELNAAQRLRVLTWSQALGDQNRDWIANRAHWQQQLMLAMDQRSDASFEPRLAQLLQRKESLWTPEYRVAFQNSERQARSLMVDLMQQSTPAQRQFLEDRLAKVRADFSGLKCMMR, encoded by the coding sequence ATGCCTGCACGCCTTTCCAAAGCCCTGTTCATCGCCATCGGCTTAGCCCTGGCCCTGGCAGCCTGCAGCCGGATTGACCTGGCCTACCGCAACCTCGACCGCCTGGTGCCGTGGTCGCTGGGCGATTACCTGGACATGAACGGCGAGCAAAAGGCATTACTCGACGAACGGTTGAAGCAACACCTGGCCTGGCACTGCAAGACCCAGCTCCCCGGCTACCTCGACTGGCTCGACCGGGTTCGCAACATGGTTGCCGAAGACCAGGTGACCGACCAGGCGTTGCAACAGCGTACCCGTGAAGCGCGCCAGGCGATTACCCGCGTGACCGAAGAAATCACCCCATCTGCCACCGAGTTGCTACGTGGCATGAGCGATACGCAGGTCATGGAAATGCGCGAAGCCTTCCGTGAAGACATCAGCGAACGCCGCAAGAAGTATGTGGATACGCCCCTGCCGCAACAAATCACCCGCCGCGCCGAACGCATGGAAAAACGCCTTACGCCCTGGTTCGGCGAACTCAATGCCGCCCAGCGGCTGCGCGTGCTTACCTGGTCCCAGGCCCTGGGCGACCAGAACCGCGACTGGATTGCCAACCGTGCCCATTGGCAGCAGCAGTTGATGTTGGCCATGGACCAACGCAGCGATGCCAGCTTTGAACCGCGCCTGGCGCAGTTGCTGCAGCGCAAGGAAAGCCTGTGGACGCCGGAGTATCGGGTTGCCTTTCAGAACAGTGAGCGGCAGGCGCGCAGCCTGATGGTTGACCTGATGCAGCAGAGCACGCCGGCGCAGCGACAGTTTCTGGAAGACCGGCTGGCCAAGGTGCGGGCGGATTTCAGTGGGTTGAAGTGCATGATGCGATGA
- the aceK gene encoding bifunctional isocitrate dehydrogenase kinase/phosphatase, translating into MTQHWPAGEIALMILDGFDSYREHFQRITLGARERFVQARWQDIQRAAAARINLYEKKVGEVNGYMRDAFDDDVLLDVEQWPLVKSAYIRLIDPRLDDELSETWYNSLFCSLFSHDQISDGCMFIHTTRPSIRSHARATQTRTYTPDGGLSGLLRAVFAYHAFTYGDLEGDIARLEDQLRNSLPDWVCKDPALALELFLPVLYRNKGAYLVGRLHNTDEQWPLVIPLLHREGHGVEADGVITDEAEVSIIFSFTRSYFMVDVPVPGEFVNFLKRILPGKHIAELYTSIGFYKHGKSEFYRALISHLAISDDRFIMAPGVRGMVMSVFTLPGFNTVFKIIKDRFSPSKTVDRATVIDKYRLVKSVDRVGRMADTQEFADFRFSRGKFEPECLAELLEVAPSTVALEGDTVLIRHCWTERRMTPLNLYLEQASEAQVLEALEDYGMAIKQLAAANIFPGDMLLKNFGVTRHGRVVFYDYDEISYLTEVNFRHIPPPRYPEDEMSGEPWYSIGPHDVFPEEFPPFLFADIGQRRLFSKLHGELYDADYWKGLQASIREGKVIDVFPYRRKGR; encoded by the coding sequence ATGACCCAGCACTGGCCCGCCGGCGAAATCGCCCTGATGATCCTCGATGGCTTCGACAGCTACCGTGAACACTTCCAGCGCATCACCCTCGGCGCTCGCGAGCGCTTCGTGCAGGCGCGCTGGCAGGACATCCAGCGCGCCGCCGCTGCCCGCATCAACCTTTATGAAAAAAAGGTCGGCGAGGTAAATGGCTACATGCGCGACGCCTTCGACGATGATGTGCTGCTGGATGTAGAGCAATGGCCCCTGGTAAAAAGTGCCTACATCCGCCTGATCGACCCGCGCCTGGACGATGAATTGTCGGAAACCTGGTACAACTCGCTGTTCTGCAGCCTGTTCAGCCACGACCAGATCAGCGACGGCTGCATGTTCATCCACACCACCCGCCCTTCGATCCGCAGCCATGCACGCGCCACACAAACCCGCACCTACACGCCGGACGGTGGCCTCAGTGGCCTGCTCAGGGCAGTCTTTGCCTACCACGCATTCACTTATGGCGACCTTGAAGGCGACATCGCCCGCCTCGAAGACCAGTTGCGCAACAGCCTGCCGGACTGGGTTTGCAAAGACCCGGCGCTGGCGCTGGAACTGTTCTTGCCGGTGCTCTACCGCAACAAGGGCGCCTACCTGGTCGGGCGCCTGCACAATACCGACGAACAATGGCCGTTGGTGATCCCGCTGCTGCACCGCGAGGGCCATGGTGTGGAGGCCGATGGCGTGATTACCGATGAGGCAGAAGTGTCGATCATCTTTTCCTTCACCCGCTCGTATTTCATGGTGGATGTGCCGGTGCCGGGGGAGTTTGTCAATTTCCTGAAGCGTATTCTGCCGGGCAAGCACATTGCCGAGTTGTACACCTCGATCGGCTTCTACAAGCACGGCAAGTCGGAGTTTTACCGTGCCCTGATCAGCCACCTGGCCATCAGCGACGACCGCTTCATCATGGCCCCCGGGGTGCGCGGCATGGTGATGAGCGTATTTACGCTGCCGGGCTTCAATACGGTGTTCAAGATCATCAAAGACCGCTTTTCGCCGTCCAAAACCGTCGACCGTGCCACCGTCATCGACAAATACCGCCTGGTAAAAAGCGTCGACCGGGTCGGGCGCATGGCCGATACCCAGGAGTTTGCCGACTTCCGCTTCTCGCGTGGCAAGTTCGAGCCGGAGTGCCTGGCCGAGTTGCTGGAAGTGGCGCCGTCCACCGTGGCGCTGGAGGGCGATACGGTGCTGATCCGCCACTGCTGGACCGAGCGGCGCATGACCCCGCTCAACCTTTACCTGGAGCAGGCCAGCGAGGCCCAGGTGCTGGAAGCGCTGGAGGACTACGGCATGGCCATCAAGCAGCTGGCGGCGGCGAATATCTTCCCGGGTGACATGCTGTTGAAGAACTTTGGCGTTACCCGGCATGGCCGGGTGGTGTTCTACGACTACGACGAAATCAGTTATTTGACCGAAGTTAACTTCCGCCACATTCCGCCACCGCGTTACCCCGAAGACGAGATGTCGGGCGAGCCGTGGTATTCGATCGGGCCGCATGATGTGTTCCCCGAGGAGTTTCCGCCGTTTTTGTTTGCCGATATTGGCCAGCGGCGGTTGTTCAGCAAGTTGCATGGGGAGTTGTATGACGCGGATTACTGGAAGGGGCTGCAGGCGAGCATTCGGGAGGGGAAGGTGATTGATGTGTTTCCCTATAGGCGCAAGGGGCGATGA
- a CDS encoding ABC transporter substrate-binding protein, with protein MAALALSLAAQAQAEPTKVTYLLPAPPSLPAFAPWIIAKEKGYYQAQNLDLTFIAAKGGVDVAKQIGAGNALVGGAIGDTPIIVRPNGIPVRAVAVLGGGGVTMIATNAGENIQSVKQLKGKTLTVMSYSDTTYYALLASLRKAGLSKDDVDIQAAGPSGVWQLFSANKAQAMAGVPDWVVNAEDAGLKYALIPRDQVFESMAQAILASDDAIEHHPEVVRGVVQATLRGLQDIIDDPKAAAASFARAVPAYAGKEASLEKTLRLYVEYVYAGQPVLGRIDPARLDAVRKFYVSEGIVTREPKLDELYSNQFIETTTAAK; from the coding sequence ATGGCGGCCCTTGCCCTGAGCCTGGCCGCCCAGGCCCAGGCCGAACCGACCAAGGTCACCTACCTGTTGCCCGCGCCACCGAGCCTGCCGGCGTTCGCGCCATGGATCATCGCCAAGGAAAAGGGCTACTACCAGGCACAAAACCTGGACCTGACCTTCATTGCCGCCAAGGGCGGGGTTGATGTAGCCAAGCAGATCGGCGCCGGCAACGCGCTGGTCGGCGGTGCCATTGGCGACACGCCCATCATCGTGCGCCCCAACGGCATCCCGGTGCGCGCCGTGGCCGTGCTGGGCGGCGGCGGCGTGACCATGATCGCCACCAATGCCGGCGAAAACATCCAGTCGGTCAAACAGCTCAAGGGCAAGACCCTGACCGTGATGTCCTACTCCGACACCACCTACTACGCCCTGCTCGCTTCGCTGCGCAAGGCCGGGCTTAGCAAAGACGACGTCGACATCCAGGCCGCCGGCCCCTCCGGTGTGTGGCAGCTGTTTTCGGCCAACAAGGCCCAGGCCATGGCTGGCGTGCCTGATTGGGTGGTCAATGCCGAGGATGCGGGCCTTAAGTACGCGCTGATCCCTCGCGATCAGGTTTTCGAAAGCATGGCCCAGGCCATCCTCGCCTCGGACGATGCCATCGAGCACCACCCGGAGGTAGTGCGCGGCGTGGTCCAGGCCACCTTGCGCGGTCTGCAGGACATCATCGACGACCCCAAAGCCGCCGCCGCCAGCTTCGCCCGCGCGGTGCCGGCCTACGCCGGCAAGGAAGCCTCGCTGGAGAAAACACTGCGCCTGTACGTGGAGTACGTCTACGCCGGCCAGCCAGTACTCGGCCGCATCGACCCGGCGCGCCTGGATGCAGTGCGCAAGTTCTACGTCAGCGAAGGCATCGTCACCCGCGAACCCAAGCTCGACGAGCTGTACAGCAACCAGTTCATCGAAACCACGACCGCGGCCAAGTGA
- a CDS encoding CvfB family protein — protein sequence MALLGRYNSLQIVKHVEFGLYLDGGADGEILLPGRYIPKDAETEVDDWLNVFIYLDSEDQLIATTEKPKVQVGEFASLKVKDINGAGIFLDWGLSKDLLMPYSEETGQLKIGDYCVVHAYLDKRTRRITATSRLDRYLDRTPADYKVGQPVELLVAGQTPMGFKAIINNRHWGLIHKNEVFKFMRSGMQEKGYIKEVRHDGKISLSLQPVGQALAEGLHEQIMARLEEAGGVLPVCDKSDPEVISRMFNVSKGNFKKAIGALFKQGRIVIHDDRIEKA from the coding sequence ATGGCTCTGCTTGGGCGTTACAACAGTTTGCAAATCGTGAAACACGTGGAATTCGGCCTGTACCTGGACGGCGGTGCCGACGGCGAAATCCTGCTGCCCGGGCGTTACATTCCGAAGGATGCCGAAACCGAGGTCGACGACTGGTTGAACGTGTTCATCTACCTGGACAGCGAAGACCAACTGATCGCCACCACCGAAAAGCCCAAGGTGCAGGTGGGCGAGTTCGCCAGCCTAAAGGTCAAGGACATCAACGGTGCCGGCATTTTCCTGGACTGGGGCCTGTCCAAGGACTTGCTGATGCCGTATTCGGAAGAAACCGGCCAGCTGAAGATCGGCGACTACTGCGTGGTGCACGCGTACCTCGACAAGCGCACCCGCCGCATCACCGCCACCTCGCGCCTGGACCGTTACCTGGACCGCACCCCGGCGGACTACAAGGTTGGCCAGCCGGTGGAACTGCTGGTAGCCGGGCAGACGCCCATGGGCTTCAAGGCGATCATCAACAACCGCCACTGGGGCCTGATCCACAAGAACGAAGTGTTCAAGTTCATGCGTTCGGGCATGCAAGAGAAGGGCTACATCAAGGAAGTGCGCCACGACGGCAAGATCTCCCTGAGCCTGCAGCCGGTGGGCCAGGCGTTGGCCGAAGGGCTGCATGAGCAGATCATGGCACGCCTGGAAGAGGCCGGTGGCGTGCTGCCGGTGTGCGACAAGAGCGACCCGGAGGTGATCAGCCGCATGTTCAACGTCAGCAAGGGCAACTTCAAGAAGGCCATTGGGGCGTTGTTCAAGCAGGGCCGCATCGTCATCCATGACGACCGGATCGAAAAGGCCTGA
- a CDS encoding CsbD family protein, whose protein sequence is MSGTKDKAKGLANEAIGNVKQGIGKVTDNDKLRAEGKAQELKGEAQQIKGNVKDAVKKP, encoded by the coding sequence ATGAGCGGCACTAAAGACAAAGCAAAAGGCCTGGCCAATGAAGCGATTGGGAACGTCAAGCAAGGGATTGGCAAGGTGACCGACAACGACAAGCTGCGCGCCGAGGGCAAGGCCCAGGAGCTGAAGGGGGAGGCCCAGCAGATCAAGGGCAACGTCAAGGATGCGGTCAAAAAGCCGTAA
- a CDS encoding right-handed parallel beta-helix repeat-containing protein, whose amino-acid sequence MRLMPLFAALLPLLPLPALAAAPASETLKVDRYNDDGQPGTLRWAIETSNQNPGHYRIDIAAVGQPPYVIRPARPLPEIKGPVAITGLPWARDGQYIAIDGSGYIKDEGKRTCPGALPGQFGTNVRTTTNPGLVLRDTQGVHLSGLEVRNFCIGILVNRASNNVIEDNRIVANKGGAGVMLTGDDGAGNPTATTTVNNKVLRNQLVDNGDGLELTRGAAFNLVTDNLFRSTDANPEPSQGIEILLGNDNTVVRNRFENYSDGLQINWGKRNYLGANTFTGNSIGVSVTGEGNMLDGNLIHGNRIGVALRPEPDVNATRLTGNRIWGNSRDIRRCEAGGSCVPGQRTGAIIFGVPAQAHALYVGSRGVGADLAKQDQAIICDGKGEPKPCQPLPNHNQQAPKLIAIEGNVLRGEVQGPASSLLRVEVFGNTEADGTEAQQYLGEVLVNSDAQGRARFAQPLEGAAGLRSFTATVTTADGATSELSLPVRR is encoded by the coding sequence ATGCGACTGATGCCTCTGTTCGCGGCTCTGCTGCCGCTGCTTCCCTTGCCCGCTCTGGCCGCCGCACCGGCCAGTGAAACCCTCAAGGTCGACCGTTACAACGACGACGGCCAACCCGGCACGCTGCGCTGGGCCATCGAAACCAGCAACCAGAACCCCGGCCACTACCGCATCGACATTGCCGCCGTCGGCCAGCCGCCCTACGTCATCCGCCCTGCCCGCCCCTTGCCGGAAATCAAAGGCCCGGTGGCCATCACCGGCCTGCCATGGGCGCGCGATGGCCAGTACATTGCCATCGACGGCTCCGGGTATATCAAGGACGAAGGCAAGCGCACCTGCCCCGGCGCCCTGCCCGGCCAGTTCGGCACCAACGTGCGCACCACCACCAACCCGGGGCTGGTGCTGCGCGACACCCAGGGCGTGCACCTGAGCGGCCTGGAGGTGCGTAACTTCTGCATCGGCATCCTGGTCAACCGCGCCAGCAACAACGTCATCGAAGACAACCGCATCGTCGCCAACAAAGGCGGGGCCGGGGTGATGCTCACCGGCGACGACGGCGCCGGTAACCCCACCGCCACCACCACGGTCAACAACAAGGTGCTGCGCAACCAGCTGGTCGACAACGGCGACGGCCTGGAGCTGACCCGCGGCGCGGCCTTCAACCTGGTGACCGACAACCTGTTCCGCTCCACCGACGCCAACCCCGAGCCGTCCCAGGGCATCGAAATCCTGCTGGGCAACGACAACACCGTGGTGCGCAACCGCTTCGAGAACTACTCCGACGGCCTGCAAATCAACTGGGGCAAGCGCAACTACCTGGGTGCCAACACCTTTACCGGCAACTCCATCGGCGTGAGTGTCACGGGTGAAGGCAACATGCTCGATGGCAACCTGATCCACGGCAACCGCATTGGCGTGGCCCTGCGCCCCGAGCCGGACGTTAACGCCACGCGCCTGACCGGCAACCGCATCTGGGGCAACAGCCGCGACATCCGCCGCTGCGAGGCCGGTGGCTCGTGCGTGCCAGGCCAGCGCACAGGCGCCATCATCTTCGGCGTGCCGGCCCAGGCGCATGCGCTGTACGTGGGGTCGCGCGGGGTGGGTGCGGACCTGGCCAAGCAGGACCAGGCAATCATTTGCGATGGCAAAGGTGAACCCAAGCCCTGCCAGCCGCTGCCCAACCATAACCAGCAGGCGCCCAAGCTGATCGCGATTGAAGGCAATGTGTTGCGCGGTGAGGTTCAGGGGCCGGCGTCGAGCCTGTTGCGGGTCGAGGTGTTTGGTAACACCGAGGCTGACGGGACCGAGGCGCAGCAGTACCTGGGCGAGGTGCTGGTGAACAGCGATGCCCAAGGGCGCGCGCGGTTTGCCCAGCCGCTGGAAGGCGCCGCCGGGTTGCGCAGCTTTACGGCGACGGTGACGACGGCGGATGGCGCAACTTCGGAACTGAGCCTGCCGGTTCGGCGGTGA
- a CDS encoding ABC transporter permease, with protein sequence MRNLNPSVAGSVGLLVLFLALWQWGPGLVGMPEFVMPQLSRVAHESLLMWQSGNLLEHTLITAFEIIVGFALGALLGVAIGVSLGLSPSAEAMLSPYILALQIAPKVAFAPLFVMWLGYTIYPKILIAILIVFFPVMINVLSAIRTVDPDMINLVRTMNASRWQIFRLVEFPSAMAALFSGLRIASTLAVIGVTVGELVGGNQGLGFLLVDAEGQGNTAGVFVAIVMLTLIGVLAYGAVVWAEKRVLHYLPKAMLSTQ encoded by the coding sequence ATGAGAAACCTCAACCCTTCCGTGGCCGGCAGCGTTGGCTTGCTGGTCCTGTTCCTGGCGCTCTGGCAATGGGGCCCTGGCCTGGTCGGCATGCCCGAATTCGTGATGCCGCAGCTGAGCCGTGTGGCCCACGAAAGCCTGCTGATGTGGCAGTCCGGCAACCTGCTGGAACACACCCTGATCACCGCCTTCGAGATCATCGTCGGCTTTGCCCTCGGTGCGCTGCTGGGCGTGGCCATCGGCGTGTCGCTGGGCCTGTCGCCTTCGGCCGAAGCCATGCTGTCGCCCTACATCCTGGCGTTGCAGATCGCACCCAAGGTGGCCTTCGCGCCGCTGTTCGTGATGTGGCTGGGCTACACCATCTACCCGAAGATCCTGATCGCCATCCTGATCGTGTTCTTCCCGGTGATGATCAACGTGCTGTCGGCCATCCGCACCGTCGACCCCGACATGATCAACCTGGTGCGCACCATGAACGCCAGCCGCTGGCAGATCTTCCGCCTGGTGGAGTTCCCCTCGGCCATGGCCGCGCTGTTCTCGGGCCTGCGTATCGCCTCCACCCTGGCGGTGATCGGCGTCACCGTCGGCGAGCTGGTGGGCGGCAACCAGGGCCTGGGCTTCCTGCTGGTGGACGCCGAAGGCCAGGGCAACACCGCCGGCGTGTTCGTGGCCATCGTCATGCTCACCCTGATCGGCGTGCTGGCTTACGGCGCCGTGGTGTGGGCCGAGAAGCGCGTACTGCACTACCTCCCCAAAGCCATGCTGAGTACCCAATGA
- a CDS encoding ABC transporter ATP-binding protein — MYAIAPQWQVPHSKDDPAPTEIEFRNVGKAFPAKGQSDAPFAIRNVNFRIRRGEVVSIIGPSGCGKSTILNMGSGLYKPTEGEVLVSGEKVNGPVNKVAFMLQKDLLMPWRSIRRNVELGLEIQGMPAAERKAIAEDLLNRCHLQGFADHYPFQLSGGMRQRAALARTLAIQPEVLFLDEPFSALDAQTKMILQQDLARMLFEEKKTALFITHDLVEAIALSDRLLVMSARPGTIIEEIEIDLPHRDNPLERRKLPEIGPLAGRLMELLKVGEDHDLH; from the coding sequence ATGTACGCAATCGCCCCGCAGTGGCAAGTGCCGCACTCCAAGGATGACCCGGCGCCCACGGAAATCGAATTCCGCAATGTCGGCAAGGCGTTCCCCGCCAAGGGCCAGAGCGATGCCCCGTTTGCCATCCGTAACGTGAACTTCCGCATCCGTCGTGGCGAGGTGGTTTCGATCATCGGCCCGTCCGGCTGTGGCAAAAGCACCATCCTCAACATGGGTTCGGGCCTGTACAAGCCCACCGAAGGCGAAGTGCTGGTCAGTGGCGAAAAGGTCAACGGCCCGGTGAACAAAGTCGCCTTCATGCTGCAAAAAGACCTGCTGATGCCCTGGCGCAGCATCCGCCGCAACGTCGAGCTGGGCCTGGAAATCCAGGGCATGCCGGCCGCCGAGCGCAAGGCGATTGCCGAGGATCTGCTCAACCGCTGCCACCTGCAAGGCTTTGCCGACCACTACCCGTTCCAGCTGTCCGGTGGCATGCGCCAGCGCGCCGCCCTGGCCCGCACCCTGGCCATTCAGCCGGAAGTGCTGTTCCTCGACGAGCCGTTTTCGGCCCTCGACGCGCAAACCAAGATGATCCTGCAGCAAGACCTGGCGCGCATGCTGTTCGAAGAAAAAAAGACCGCACTGTTCATCACCCACGACCTGGTCGAGGCCATCGCCCTGTCCGACCGCCTGCTGGTGATGAGCGCCCGCCCCGGCACCATCATCGAAGAAATCGAAATTGACCTGCCGCACCGCGACAACCCGCTGGAGCGCCGCAAGCTGCCGGAAATCGGCCCGCTGGCCGGCCGCCTGATGGAACTGCTCAAGGTCGGCGAAGACCACGACCTGCACTGA
- a CDS encoding YihY/virulence factor BrkB family protein — MIFPDLRGLPLHRVLVRTVQEFLDDEMSTYASALAYQMLFSLFPFLLFLIALIGFLHLPDFFSWLRLQSELVLPPQALEQVNPVIDQLQQSKGGLLSVGIVIALWTASAGVRLMMSAMNAAYDVPEGRPVWKRIPLSVIYTVGIAGMLLAAAALMVLGPQVMEWIASQVGLQEVVVTVWTILRWPAIIILMMVAVALIYYVMPDVKQKFRFITPGSVLAVVVWIIASLGFAYYVKTFADYNAMYGSIGAIIVLLLYFYISAAVLLLGAEMNAVIEHMSAEGKNPGEKDFEGNKPKETLTVLGHEHPVEPQPSEPNPR, encoded by the coding sequence ATGATTTTCCCCGACCTGCGCGGTTTGCCCCTGCACCGCGTGCTGGTACGTACCGTCCAGGAATTTCTCGATGACGAGATGTCCACCTATGCGTCTGCACTGGCCTACCAGATGCTGTTTTCGCTGTTCCCGTTCCTGTTGTTCCTGATTGCCCTGATCGGTTTTCTGCATTTGCCCGATTTCTTCTCCTGGCTGCGCCTGCAGTCGGAGCTGGTGTTGCCGCCCCAGGCGCTGGAACAGGTAAACCCGGTAATTGACCAGTTGCAGCAGTCCAAAGGCGGGCTGTTGTCGGTGGGTATCGTGATTGCCCTGTGGACCGCCTCGGCCGGCGTGCGCCTGATGATGAGCGCCATGAACGCCGCCTACGATGTGCCCGAAGGGCGCCCGGTATGGAAGCGCATTCCGCTGTCGGTCATCTACACCGTCGGCATTGCCGGCATGCTGCTGGCCGCCGCTGCATTGATGGTTTTGGGCCCGCAGGTGATGGAGTGGATTGCCTCGCAGGTGGGCCTGCAGGAAGTGGTGGTCACGGTGTGGACCATCCTGCGTTGGCCGGCGATCATCATCCTGATGATGGTGGCGGTGGCACTGATCTACTACGTGATGCCCGATGTGAAACAGAAGTTTCGCTTCATCACCCCTGGGTCGGTACTGGCCGTGGTGGTGTGGATCATCGCCTCGCTCGGTTTTGCCTACTACGTGAAGACGTTTGCCGATTACAACGCGATGTATGGCAGTATCGGTGCGATCATCGTGTTGTTGCTGTACTTCTACATTTCTGCGGCCGTTTTGCTGCTGGGCGCGGAGATGAACGCGGTGATCGAACACATGTCTGCCGAAGGCAAAAACCCGGGCGAGAAGGATTTCGAGGGGAACAAGCCCAAGGAAACCTTGACCGTGCTTGGCCATGAACACCCGGTCGAGCCACAACCGTCCGAGCCGAACCCGCGATGA
- a CDS encoding DMT family transporter — translation MSPIALARLLTLAAVWGASFLFMRIIAPELGTVPTAFFRVSIACLGLIAILAAARVRWDFQGKLGACLVLGMINSGIPATFYSVAAQVLPAGYSAIFNATTPLMGVLIGALFFREAMTLPKLCGIFLGLFGVGILSGAGPVALDMALVQGALACLAATTCYGFAGFLARRWISGLDSRLSALGSMLGATLMMTPLFAWSALTQPPASWGGWQVWLSLLGLGLVCTAFAYILYFRLLAEIGPVKASTVTFLIPVFGVLWGAWLLDESLSMGHLYGGVLIGLALWLVLKPARQA, via the coding sequence GTGAGCCCCATCGCCCTAGCCCGCCTGCTGACCCTCGCCGCCGTCTGGGGGGCGAGCTTCCTGTTCATGCGTATCATCGCCCCCGAACTGGGCACCGTGCCCACCGCCTTCTTCCGCGTTTCCATCGCCTGCCTGGGCCTGATTGCCATCCTTGCCGCCGCCCGCGTGCGCTGGGACTTTCAGGGCAAGCTTGGCGCCTGCCTGGTGCTGGGCATGATCAACTCGGGCATCCCGGCCACCTTCTATTCCGTGGCCGCACAGGTACTGCCCGCGGGCTACTCGGCCATTTTCAACGCCACCACACCGCTGATGGGTGTGCTGATCGGCGCACTGTTCTTCCGCGAAGCCATGACATTGCCCAAGCTGTGCGGCATCTTCCTCGGCCTGTTTGGCGTGGGCATCCTCAGCGGCGCCGGCCCGGTGGCGCTGGACATGGCCCTGGTACAAGGCGCCCTGGCGTGCCTGGCCGCCACCACCTGCTATGGCTTTGCGGGTTTTCTGGCCCGGCGCTGGATCAGCGGCCTGGACAGCCGCCTTTCAGCGTTGGGCAGCATGCTCGGCGCCACGCTGATGATGACGCCGCTGTTCGCCTGGAGCGCGCTGACCCAGCCACCGGCCAGCTGGGGTGGTTGGCAGGTGTGGCTGTCGCTGCTGGGGCTGGGGCTGGTGTGCACGGCGTTTGCCTACATCCTGTACTTCCGCCTGCTGGCGGAAATCGGGCCTGTGAAAGCCAGTACGGTAACCTTCCTGATTCCGGTGTTCGGGGTGTTGTGGGGGGCGTGGTTGCTGGATGAATCACTGTCGATGGGGCACTTGTATGGCGGCGTGTTGATTGGCCTGGCGCTGTGGCTGGTCCTCAAACCCGCACGCCAGGCTTGA